One Halalkalicoccus sp. NIPERK01 genomic region harbors:
- a CDS encoding DUF2243 domain-containing protein produces the protein MIDTGGYRRALLLWGGVLGFGIGALVDVLVFHLIFQTHHLLSGFYDPLTYDGLRTNVMFDGLFSLTMLLIAGLGAVMLWRIANRAREPLPSLVALGASLVGAGVFNVFDGVVDHYLLGLHDVIHGTEAYNPHWVVVSLLMLGAGLLVVWLADRRSGPGRATEEVVD, from the coding sequence ATGATCGACACCGGCGGGTATCGACGGGCGCTCCTCCTGTGGGGCGGCGTCCTCGGATTCGGCATCGGAGCCCTCGTGGACGTGCTGGTCTTCCACCTGATCTTCCAGACCCACCACCTGCTCTCGGGGTTTTACGACCCGCTGACCTACGACGGCCTGCGGACGAACGTGATGTTCGACGGGCTGTTCTCGCTTACGATGCTCCTGATCGCGGGACTGGGAGCGGTGATGCTCTGGAGAATCGCCAACCGCGCCCGCGAACCGCTGCCCTCGCTGGTCGCCCTCGGCGCGTCCCTCGTCGGCGCGGGCGTGTTCAACGTCTTCGACGGGGTCGTGGATCACTACCTGCTCGGCCTGCACGACGTCATCCACGGCACGGAGGCGTACAACCCCCACTGGGTGGTCGTCAGCCTGCTCATGCTCGGGGCCGGCCTGCTCGTGGTGTGGCTGGCCGACCGCCGGAGCGGCCCAGGGAGAGCTACCGAGGAAGTCGTAGACTGA